From Polaribacter butkevichii, a single genomic window includes:
- the secDF gene encoding protein translocase subunit SecDF codes for MQNKGLIKLFAILFGLVSLYQLSFTFLANKVEDDAVSYAESKGADTDARQRATFERKYLDSVANKDIINLGITQYSYNDVKDKEMNLGLDLKGGINAILQVSVKEVLKSLSNDSKNVVFNQALEAADEAQKNSNATYLDLFFQEFEKVAGDTKLSDPSIFGTKALSEKITFNEGNATVKATLQEEINSSIGTAFEVLRSRIDKFGVTQPNIQRIGNSGRIQIELPGAKDIERVTRLITSKAELQFWEVYTNAEIQNFFFTANSKVAEILKDNTVLEKAIDSTKKDDIDDLLGETKDSTDVNQKNLFTYLYPNVAQSQQQMSSLVAQARVLDTATVNSLLKRKEVRALLPNELKYVKFLWDYKANKSTDGTELIGLYAIKGNRNDRATIEGDVILDASQVFDQLNKPEVSMTMNSSGTKQWAKMTTDNQGKFVAVVLDNYVYTAPSVNLPITGGRTSISGGSMTISEAEDIATVLKAGKLPAAARIIQAEVVGPSLGQESIDHSIQSFGLAIFLVLVWMILYYGKAGLYADIALAVNILFIFGILASFNAVLTLPGIAGIILTIGMSVDANVIIFERIKESLSIKKGLKQSVEEGFSIKGALSAIIDANITTLLTGVILYVFGTGPIKGFALTLMIGIATSLFTAVFITRLLIDRAVDKGGNLTFNTSISKGWFQNINVEFLRKRKIAYFISGAVILAGIISIFSIGLKQGVDFKGGRSYVVRFDQTMNATEVASTLKDAFGTAPEVKTYGSDHQLKITTVYKIDEEGQDVDDQVQNALFTGLKSYLGNTSYEDFKPGFEKEGSGVMSYMKVEPTIADDIKTSALYAVLGSLLVVFLYILLRFRKVSFSIGAVVAVFHDVLIVLGVFSITYNFMPFDMEVGQSFIAAILTVVGYSLNDTVVIFDRIREFTGTHPNWKYSEVVDKALSSTLGRTINTSLTTLLVMLAIFLFGGDSIKGFMFALIVGVVVGTYSSLFVATPVMFDTSKKEEKNN; via the coding sequence GCAATCCTTTTTGGATTAGTGAGTTTATATCAATTATCATTTACGTTTTTAGCCAATAAGGTTGAAGATGACGCAGTTAGTTATGCAGAAAGTAAAGGAGCTGATACAGATGCAAGACAAAGAGCTACTTTTGAAAGAAAGTACTTAGATAGTGTTGCCAACAAAGACATCATAAACTTAGGTATTACACAATACTCTTACAATGATGTAAAAGACAAAGAAATGAATCTTGGTCTTGATTTAAAAGGTGGTATTAATGCTATTTTACAAGTATCTGTAAAAGAAGTTTTAAAAAGTTTATCTAACGATTCTAAAAACGTAGTTTTTAACCAGGCTTTAGAAGCGGCAGATGAAGCTCAAAAAAACAGTAATGCTACATACTTAGACTTATTTTTTCAAGAATTTGAAAAAGTTGCAGGAGACACTAAATTAAGTGATCCATCTATTTTTGGAACCAAAGCTTTAAGTGAGAAAATTACTTTTAATGAAGGTAATGCTACTGTTAAAGCAACATTACAAGAAGAAATTAACAGTTCTATTGGTACTGCTTTTGAAGTATTAAGAAGTAGAATTGATAAATTTGGTGTTACACAACCTAACATTCAAAGAATTGGAAATTCTGGAAGAATTCAAATTGAATTACCAGGAGCAAAAGATATTGAGCGTGTAACTAGATTAATTACTAGTAAAGCAGAATTACAATTTTGGGAAGTATATACCAATGCAGAAATTCAAAATTTCTTTTTTACAGCAAATAGTAAAGTTGCAGAAATTTTAAAAGACAACACCGTTTTAGAAAAAGCAATCGATTCTACTAAAAAAGATGATATTGATGATTTATTAGGTGAAACAAAAGATTCTACAGACGTAAATCAAAAAAACCTTTTTACGTATTTATATCCTAATGTAGCACAATCTCAACAACAAATGAGCTCTTTAGTTGCTCAGGCTAGAGTTTTAGATACTGCTACTGTAAATAGTTTATTAAAAAGAAAAGAAGTTAGAGCTTTATTACCTAACGAATTAAAATACGTTAAATTCTTATGGGACTATAAAGCCAATAAAAGTACAGACGGAACAGAATTAATAGGATTATATGCTATTAAAGGAAACCGTAACGATAGAGCTACAATTGAAGGTGATGTAATTTTAGATGCTTCTCAAGTATTTGACCAATTAAACAAACCAGAGGTTAGTATGACTATGAATAGTTCTGGCACTAAACAATGGGCTAAAATGACTACTGATAACCAAGGTAAATTTGTAGCTGTTGTTTTAGATAACTATGTATATACAGCGCCTTCTGTAAACTTACCTATTACTGGTGGTAGAACTTCTATTTCTGGTGGAAGTATGACAATTTCTGAAGCAGAAGATATTGCTACCGTTTTAAAAGCTGGTAAATTACCCGCAGCTGCAAGAATTATTCAAGCAGAGGTTGTAGGACCATCTTTAGGTCAAGAATCTATAGATCACAGTATTCAGTCATTTGGTTTGGCTATTTTCTTAGTATTAGTTTGGATGATTTTATACTACGGTAAAGCTGGTTTATACGCAGATATTGCCTTAGCAGTAAACATCTTATTTATTTTTGGAATTTTAGCTTCTTTCAACGCTGTGTTAACATTACCTGGTATTGCAGGTATTATCTTAACCATTGGTATGTCTGTAGATGCAAACGTTATTATCTTTGAGAGGATTAAAGAAAGTTTGTCTATTAAAAAAGGATTAAAACAATCTGTAGAAGAAGGTTTCTCTATTAAAGGAGCTTTATCTGCAATTATAGATGCAAATATTACTACTCTTTTAACAGGTGTAATTTTATATGTTTTTGGTACAGGACCAATTAAAGGTTTTGCATTAACATTAATGATTGGTATTGCTACTTCTTTATTTACTGCTGTATTTATTACACGTTTATTAATTGACAGAGCTGTTGATAAAGGTGGTAACTTAACATTTAACACTTCTATCTCTAAAGGATGGTTCCAAAACATAAATGTAGAGTTCTTAAGAAAACGTAAAATTGCATACTTCATTTCTGGTGCTGTAATTCTTGCCGGAATTATTTCTATATTCTCTATCGGATTAAAACAAGGTGTAGATTTTAAAGGAGGACGTTCTTATGTTGTTCGTTTCGACCAAACAATGAACGCAACAGAAGTTGCATCTACCTTAAAAGACGCTTTTGGTACTGCTCCAGAAGTAAAAACATATGGTTCTGATCATCAATTAAAAATAACAACGGTTTATAAAATTGACGAAGAAGGACAAGATGTAGATGACCAAGTTCAAAATGCATTATTTACAGGATTAAAATCTTATTTAGGAAACACTTCTTACGAAGACTTTAAGCCAGGTTTTGAAAAAGAAGGTTCTGGTGTAATGAGCTACATGAAAGTAGAACCAACCATTGCAGATGATATTAAAACATCAGCATTGTATGCAGTTCTAGGATCTTTATTAGTAGTTTTCTTATACATATTATTACGTTTTAGAAAGGTATCTTTCTCTATTGGTGCTGTAGTTGCAGTTTTCCATGATGTTTTAATTGTATTAGGTGTATTCTCTATTACTTACAACTTTATGCCTTTTGATATGGAAGTTGGACAATCTTTTATTGCAGCAATTCTAACGGTGGTCGGTTACTCTCTAAATGATACGGTGGTAATTTTTGATAGAATTAGAGAATTTACTGGTACACATCCTAACTGGAAATATAGTGAGGTTGTAGACAAAGCATTGAGCTCTACATTAGGGAGAACCATAAATACTTCTTTAACAACATTATTAGTAATGTTAGCAATCTTCTTATTTGGAGGAGATTCTATTAAAGGATTTATGTTCGCATTAATTGTTGGTGTAGTAGTTGGTACATATTCATCATTATTTGTGGCAACACCAGTAATGTTTGATACTTCTAAAAAAGAAGAAAAAAATAATTAA
- a CDS encoding RagB/SusD family nutrient uptake outer membrane protein: MKKIQTNILKITTIIFLFLIISCDDYLSELPDNRAEIDSPEKISGLVTGAYSEGNYQLMAEIMSDNATSRSNIRSYINVFLGEQMFTWSTSLADDQDTPTFFWSNTYEAIAQANQALASIKELEGQSNLDAQKGEALLARAYAHFMLVNFWGKHYNPTTSESDLGIPYVTEPETALIQSYTRNTVAEVYDLVEKDLLEGMDLIQDREKNAKFHFSKAAANAFATRFYQYKGDWVEVISYANKILTNPKSQIRDLLAYQNLSYSQRTLQYSNSLEDSNILVSSTMSWWARNFWRTNYGLSNLNSDAIFEADNPFGKGWAYDIFGSVEGFNLPKFDEYFKITNQSAGTGRGFTSQVLFGYDEVLLNRAEAYAMLEDYTNCLKDLNDFLSKKTEGHDSATDVLTEEMVVNMFPVTKDELTPFYSFKDDKQISFINAILKFRQKEFYHEGVRWFDVRRFNIAIKRYYRKEDRDVELAKEDLRKQLQIPESAINFGLTPNPR; this comes from the coding sequence ATGAAAAAAATACAGACAAATATTTTAAAAATAACCACAATTATATTTTTATTTTTAATAATTAGTTGTGATGATTATTTATCTGAATTACCAGATAATAGAGCAGAAATAGATTCTCCAGAAAAAATAAGTGGTTTAGTTACCGGTGCTTATTCAGAAGGAAATTATCAATTAATGGCAGAAATAATGTCAGACAATGCTACTTCTAGATCAAATATAAGAAGTTACATAAATGTTTTTCTTGGAGAACAAATGTTTACTTGGAGTACTAGTTTAGCTGATGACCAAGATACACCAACATTTTTTTGGTCTAATACTTATGAAGCAATTGCACAAGCTAACCAAGCTTTAGCTTCTATAAAAGAATTAGAAGGACAATCTAATTTAGATGCGCAAAAAGGAGAAGCTTTGCTAGCAAGAGCATATGCACATTTTATGTTAGTTAATTTTTGGGGTAAACATTATAATCCAACTACTTCAGAATCAGATTTAGGAATTCCTTATGTAACAGAACCAGAAACGGCTTTAATACAAAGTTATACTAGAAATACAGTTGCAGAAGTGTATGATTTGGTAGAGAAAGATTTATTAGAGGGAATGGATTTAATACAAGATAGAGAAAAAAATGCTAAATTTCATTTTTCTAAAGCAGCTGCAAATGCTTTTGCTACTAGGTTTTATCAATATAAAGGAGATTGGGTTGAGGTTATTTCTTATGCCAATAAAATTCTTACCAATCCTAAATCGCAAATAAGAGATTTACTTGCATATCAAAATTTATCTTATTCGCAAAGAACACTTCAATATAGCAATTCTTTAGAAGATTCAAATATTCTTGTAAGCTCTACAATGTCTTGGTGGGCAAGAAATTTTTGGAGAACTAATTATGGGTTATCAAATTTAAATTCTGATGCCATATTTGAGGCAGACAACCCTTTTGGTAAAGGTTGGGCTTATGATATTTTTGGTTCTGTAGAAGGGTTTAATTTACCTAAGTTTGATGAGTATTTTAAAATAACAAATCAATCTGCAGGTACTGGTAGAGGTTTTACTAGTCAGGTTTTATTTGGTTATGATGAAGTACTTTTAAATAGAGCAGAAGCTTATGCTATGCTAGAAGATTATACTAACTGTTTAAAAGATTTAAATGATTTTTTATCAAAGAAAACAGAAGGACATGATAGTGCTACAGATGTTTTAACTGAAGAGATGGTGGTTAACATGTTTCCTGTAACAAAAGATGAATTAACGCCTTTTTATTCTTTTAAAGATGATAAACAAATTTCTTTTATTAATGCTATTTTAAAATTCAGACAAAAAGAATTTTATCACGAAGGGGTAAGATGGTTTGATGTTAGACGATTTAACATTGCCATAAAAAGATATTATAGAAAAGAGGATAGAGATGTAGAATTGGCTAAAGAAGATTTAAGAAAACAATTACAAATACCAGAGTCTGCAATAAACTTTGGATTAACACCAAATCCTAGATAA
- a CDS encoding adenylate kinase: MSIIKLQDLHFKPYIDQEEIAAIVKYLAIQVKADLPKGEIPLFVGILNGCFLFAADFIREFNGNCEVSFVKLASYNGTSSTDNVKELVGINEDLTGRTVIILEDIIDTGNTLQEIYNIFRDKNVKQLKVATLFFKPDVFKKELPIDYVGKSIEDKFIVGYGLDYNGLGRNYPAIYQLSTQPKMKNIVLFGPPGAGKGTQAEFLKDMYNLVHISTGDVFRFNIKNQTELGLLAKKYMDEGDLVPDEVTINMLKAEVEKNADANGFIFDGFPRTESQAKALDTFLAEKGEQINGMVALEVPEDALVTRLLERGKTSGRTDDTDESKIRNRFNEYNTKTAILKDYFDAQDKYYGINGVGSIDEITQRIAKVFDTL; the protein is encoded by the coding sequence ATGAGTATTATAAAACTTCAAGACTTACACTTTAAACCTTATATAGATCAGGAAGAAATTGCCGCTATTGTAAAATATTTAGCAATTCAAGTAAAAGCAGATTTGCCTAAAGGCGAAATTCCTCTTTTTGTAGGTATCCTAAATGGATGTTTTTTATTTGCTGCAGATTTTATTAGAGAATTTAACGGAAACTGCGAAGTTTCATTTGTAAAATTAGCTTCCTATAACGGAACCTCATCTACAGACAACGTAAAAGAGCTAGTTGGTATTAATGAAGACTTAACAGGAAGAACTGTAATTATATTAGAAGATATTATAGACACAGGAAATACACTTCAAGAAATTTATAATATCTTTAGAGATAAAAACGTAAAACAACTAAAAGTTGCAACGTTATTTTTTAAACCAGATGTATTTAAAAAAGAACTACCAATAGATTATGTCGGAAAAAGTATTGAAGATAAATTTATTGTTGGTTACGGATTAGATTACAATGGTTTGGGTAGAAATTACCCAGCAATTTATCAATTATCAACACAACCCAAAATGAAAAACATCGTATTATTTGGCCCTCCAGGAGCAGGAAAAGGAACACAAGCAGAATTTTTAAAAGACATGTACAACTTGGTACATATCTCTACCGGAGATGTATTCCGTTTTAATATTAAAAACCAAACAGAATTAGGGTTATTAGCTAAAAAATATATGGATGAAGGAGATTTAGTTCCGGATGAAGTAACTATTAATATGCTAAAAGCAGAAGTAGAAAAAAATGCAGATGCTAATGGTTTTATCTTTGATGGTTTTCCTAGAACAGAGTCTCAAGCAAAAGCTTTAGATACTTTTTTAGCTGAAAAAGGAGAACAAATAAACGGTATGGTTGCTTTAGAAGTACCAGAAGATGCTTTGGTAACTCGTTTATTAGAAAGAGGAAAAACAAGTGGTAGAACAGACGATACTGATGAAAGTAAAATTAGAAATCGTTTTAACGAATACAATACAAAAACAGCTATTTTAAAGGATTATTTTGACGCTCAAGATAAATACTACGGAATTAACGGTGTAGGTTCTATTGATGAAATTACACAACGTATTGCTAAAGTATTTGATACTTTATAA
- a CDS encoding substrate import-associated zinc metallohydrolase lipoprotein — protein MKKLYIYITVLFLGIITACNQQEEALTDSNLNTQTPDLNSTDLWLRENFTNPYNIDVNYQWDEGRVDLNRYLFPPTLNKVVPVMEVVKKVWIDTYTELGGEDFVKKIAPREMVLVGGLNLNPSGTRTLGFAEGGKNIVLFETDLVDVKSKNGVVEFIRTIQHEYTHILNQQVRYDEEAFKQITPGGYTAQWFNPADEQERFDIANSLGFITDYARLNENEDFAEMVETMLTNNATEYQELLDNIKRRIISNAVSNALDNLGSSASQAEKDAATQAATVTATPQADNAIALIKAKEAIVAEYFKKSFNIDLYELQQLATDNILEAIK, from the coding sequence ATGAAAAAATTATATATATACATTACAGTACTATTTTTAGGAATTATAACTGCTTGTAATCAACAAGAAGAGGCTTTAACAGATAGCAATTTAAATACTCAAACACCAGATTTAAATTCTACAGATCTGTGGTTAAGAGAAAATTTTACCAATCCATATAATATTGATGTTAACTATCAATGGGATGAAGGTAGAGTAGATTTAAATAGGTATTTATTTCCTCCAACTTTAAATAAAGTTGTGCCTGTTATGGAGGTTGTTAAAAAAGTTTGGATTGATACTTACACTGAGTTAGGTGGTGAAGATTTTGTAAAAAAAATTGCACCAAGAGAAATGGTTTTAGTTGGTGGTTTAAATTTAAACCCAAGCGGAACAAGAACTTTAGGTTTTGCTGAAGGAGGAAAAAACATTGTTTTATTTGAAACTGATTTAGTAGATGTAAAAAGTAAAAACGGTGTTGTAGAATTTATTAGAACTATTCAGCATGAGTATACGCACATTTTAAATCAGCAAGTGCGTTATGATGAAGAAGCATTTAAACAAATAACACCAGGAGGTTATACTGCACAATGGTTTAATCCTGCAGATGAACAAGAAAGGTTTGATATTGCAAACAGTCTTGGTTTTATTACCGATTATGCTAGGTTAAATGAGAATGAAGATTTTGCAGAAATGGTAGAAACAATGCTTACTAATAATGCTACAGAATATCAAGAACTTCTAGACAATATTAAACGTAGAATTATATCTAATGCGGTTTCTAATGCTTTAGACAATTTAGGTAGTAGTGCTTCGCAAGCAGAAAAAGATGCTGCAACACAAGCCGCTACCGTAACAGCAACTCCACAAGCAGATAATGCTATTGCGCTTATAAAAGCAAAAGAGGCAATTGTTGCAGAGTACTTTAAGAAATCTTTTAATATAGATTTATATGAGTTACAGCAATTAGCTACAGATAATATTTTAGAAGCAATTAAATAA
- a CDS encoding DUF4302 domain-containing protein, which translates to MKKFKINKYQLILAFCLVVFNSCQDNSDPELLFDDVPTVRIEKSISELKTSLQSSENGWKTTYFTDDTELGGFTFLFDFISDSEVIMDSDFGTPDVSTASLYDITLGSTIKLTFTTKNVIHELSDSNNYPDDDLRGQGYKGSFEFLYFKTDGEDILFKSNRDRDIIIRFSKASKEDWAGLTTQNRSMLETNIPIDPLKSVFRNLTLESGGKTTLYSFSFNDARRFATVTAITKDAEKTDLSFGVAPTPTGFIISPALEIDNVTLNEFVYNVESDEFVAEVDGVKLTLNYADELNFLLPFYDFGNEPSGNNSIRVLRTNSDFTSIDQSSEPFVNFFNDFVQHFIDTQSGRRISRVYIRNLDTAPYVHIYYFSGANEFSLRFPCTYTITETTIGNKIVKLLETVPVNTSRRSGALPLLEFLFRDSGFYIQKKENLNANQNTFGLIPVDDTTMLAQWYDF; encoded by the coding sequence ATGAAAAAATTTAAAATAAATAAATATCAATTAATTTTAGCTTTTTGTCTTGTAGTGTTTAACAGCTGTCAAGATAATAGTGATCCAGAACTGTTGTTTGATGATGTACCAACAGTTAGAATTGAAAAGAGCATATCCGAGTTAAAAACATCTCTACAAAGCTCAGAAAATGGTTGGAAAACAACTTATTTTACAGATGATACAGAACTAGGTGGTTTTACTTTTTTATTCGATTTTATAAGTGATTCAGAAGTTATTATGGATTCTGATTTTGGAACACCAGACGTTTCTACAGCTAGTTTGTATGATATTACATTGGGGTCTACCATTAAGCTTACTTTTACAACAAAAAATGTAATTCATGAGCTATCAGATTCAAATAATTATCCTGATGATGACCTTAGAGGGCAAGGTTATAAAGGTAGTTTCGAGTTTTTATACTTTAAAACAGACGGAGAAGATATTCTTTTTAAATCTAATAGAGACAGAGATATTATCATCCGTTTTTCTAAAGCATCTAAAGAAGATTGGGCTGGTTTAACAACTCAAAACAGATCAATGTTAGAAACCAATATTCCAATAGATCCATTAAAATCTGTTTTTAGAAACTTAACTTTAGAAAGTGGTGGTAAAACTACTTTATATAGTTTTTCTTTTAACGATGCTAGAAGATTTGCTACCGTTACAGCAATAACAAAAGATGCTGAGAAAACAGATCTTAGCTTTGGCGTTGCACCTACACCTACGGGGTTTATTATTAGTCCTGCTTTAGAAATAGACAATGTAACTTTAAACGAGTTTGTTTATAATGTAGAAAGTGATGAATTTGTGGCAGAGGTTGATGGTGTTAAATTGACTTTAAATTATGCTGATGAGTTAAATTTTTTATTACCTTTTTATGATTTTGGAAATGAGCCGAGTGGTAATAATAGTATTAGAGTTTTAAGAACAAATAGTGACTTTACATCTATAGACCAATCTAGTGAGCCTTTTGTAAATTTCTTTAATGATTTTGTACAACATTTTATAGATACTCAGTCTGGGCGTAGAATCTCTAGAGTTTATATTCGAAATTTAGATACAGCTCCTTATGTACACATTTATTATTTTTCTGGGGCTAATGAATTTTCTTTGAGATTTCCTTGTACATATACTATTACAGAAACAACTATTGGTAATAAAATTGTCAAACTTTTAGAAACAGTACCTGTTAATACCAGTAGAAGAAGCGGAGCATTACCATTGTTAGAGTTCTTATTTAGAGATAGTGGTTTTTATATACAGAAAAAAGAAAATTTAAATGCAAATCAAAATACATTTGGTTTAATACCTGTTGATGATACTACAATGCTTGCTCAGTGGTATGATTTTTAA
- the obgE gene encoding GTPase ObgE yields the protein MTEGNFVDYIKIYASSGKGGQGSMHLHREKYITKGGPDGGDGGRGGHIILRGDKNMWTLFHLKFKRHFRAASGGGGSASRSSGADAEDIYIDVPLGTIIKDADTDEVIVEVTEHQKEIILLRGGKGGLGNWNFKSSTNQTPRYAQPGMDGFDGWFRMELKLLADVGLVGFPNAGKSTLLSVLTSAKPKIADYAFTTLKPNLGIVEHRNHQTFVIADIPGIIEGAAEGKGLGHRFLRHIERNSALLFLVPADSDDINKEYEILLNELKKHNPELLDKDRLLAISKTDMLDEELKAEIKADLPKGVETIFISSVAEIGLQELKDKLWAMLNQTVS from the coding sequence ATGACTGAAGGAAATTTTGTCGATTACATAAAAATCTATGCTTCTTCTGGTAAAGGAGGCCAAGGTTCTATGCACTTGCATAGAGAGAAGTATATTACCAAAGGTGGACCCGATGGTGGAGATGGTGGACGTGGAGGACACATTATTTTACGCGGTGATAAAAATATGTGGACCTTGTTTCACTTAAAGTTTAAACGTCATTTTAGAGCAGCTAGTGGTGGTGGCGGAAGCGCTAGTAGAAGTTCTGGTGCAGATGCAGAAGATATTTATATTGATGTTCCTTTAGGGACTATTATAAAAGATGCAGATACAGATGAAGTAATTGTTGAAGTTACAGAGCACCAAAAAGAAATAATTTTATTACGCGGAGGAAAAGGAGGTCTAGGAAACTGGAACTTTAAATCATCTACCAATCAAACACCAAGATACGCACAACCTGGTATGGATGGTTTTGATGGTTGGTTTAGAATGGAGTTAAAGTTATTAGCAGATGTTGGTTTAGTTGGTTTCCCAAATGCTGGAAAATCTACTTTATTATCTGTTTTGACTTCTGCAAAACCAAAAATTGCAGATTATGCATTTACAACGCTAAAACCTAACTTAGGTATTGTAGAACATAGAAATCATCAAACATTTGTAATTGCAGATATTCCTGGAATTATAGAAGGTGCTGCAGAAGGAAAAGGTTTAGGACATCGTTTTTTACGTCATATAGAACGTAATTCTGCTTTGTTATTCTTAGTTCCTGCAGATAGTGATGATATTAATAAAGAATACGAAATTCTTTTAAATGAGCTTAAAAAACACAATCCAGAATTATTAGACAAAGACAGGTTACTGGCTATTTCTAAAACGGATATGTTAGATGAAGAATTAAAAGCAGAAATAAAAGCAGATTTACCTAAAGGTGTAGAAACCATCTTTATATCATCTGTAGCTGAAATTGGTTTACAAGAATTAAAAGATAAACTTTGGGCAATGTTAAACCAAACAGTGTCATAG